Below is a window of Pseudomonas monteilii DNA.
CAGGTGGTCGACCCGGTAGCTCCAGTTGACGTTGTTCTCGAACATGTCCGGCGAACGAACGGCCTCGGCGTACACCAGGCGTACACCATGGCGCGGGGTGATGAGGTAGTTGAGCGCCACGCGCGGGGTGAACGACTCGCCGGACAGGCGGCTGTCCTCGAGCATGGCGCCGCCCTGGAGTATCCAGTGTTCATCGAGGCGCCATTCCAGCTGGCCGAACGTTCGCCAGGTCTGGTCATCCATGCTGCCGTTGAAATAGGTCTGTGAATCGGCGCGGTCGTAGCGGTAGCCCAGACCGCTGAGCAGGCGCAGGCTGTCGGTCAGGCTCAGGGTGTCCTGCAGCTCGAGGTCGTAGCGGGTCTCGCGGGTGCTCTGGTCGACATCGCCGCAGACCACCTGGCTGCCGCCTTGACGATCCCATTGATCCTTGACCCGATCGCGCAGCGCTTGGCGTAGCGGGTCGGTGCTGGTGGGCGGGTGGGTGATGCCACGCGCCACCTGTTCGGCGAAGCCAGGGTCCAGTTGCCAGAGTCGGGTCAGCTCGGGGCTGAACGACAGTGCCGCATCGCAGGCTCGCCAGACCTGACGTCGTTCGAACCGCTGCGCGGAGGCCTGCACGTGCAGGCTGTGGCGCGGATCGATGTCGAGGTTCCAGCGCACCGAGCCGGCGTAGTCGTCGGCCTCGACATCGGCGTCCTTGCCGGCGGCGGCGACGTTGGGGAAGACCGCCTGATACGTGTAAGGGCGCTGATTGCTGCCCTGCTTGGCCGCGAGTTGCCAGTCGAGACGCTGCCCAGGTGCCAGGGCCTGGCTGGCGCTGAGGTTGAAGCGGCTCAGGCGTCGGCTGTCGCGGTAGTCATGGCCGAACGCATCGTGGTCGAAACCGTCGTCTGCCGCGCCCGACAGCGACAGACGCGCGTCGCCGCCATCCCAGCTTAGGCCCTGGCTGGCGTACCAGTCGGCGATGCCGTTCTGGCCACGGGTCACCTTCAGCCGGGTGCCGTGGCTGTCGGCCGGGTGACGGGTCAGGATGTTCACCACCGCCATCAGGGCATTGGCGCCATAGCTCACCGTGTTGGGTCCTCGAAAGACTTCGATGCGCTCGATGTCCTCGAGCGCGACGGGAATGTCGCTCCAGTCCACCGTCGCCAGGCCGGCGCGATACACCGAACGACCATCGATCAACACCTGCATGCGGCGCGCATCGCTGACGTTGCTGCCATGGTAGTTGACGGTCGGCTGGTTGCCGGCGCCGTAGCCGATCATCATGCCCGGCACCAGCCGCATGAGCTCGGGGATGTCCCGCGCACCGCTGGCCTGGATCAGCGCGCTGTCGAGCACGGTCATGCTCCCCGGCACCGTGGCCGGCGACTGCCGCAACCGTGTCGCGGTCAGCACCTCGGGCAGGGCCTGATCGTCGACGAACAGGTCATCGGCCAGCGCCGGCCCGCACAGGGCAGCGGTCAGCAGGAGGGATCGGGAGGGGAAGCCTGCGCGCACGGTGTGGTCTTGGTCAGTGTGAGGGCGGGCATGTTAACCGACGCGGCGGCTTTTGCCAGCGCCGCCCAGCGGCGATTGTCACTGGCCCTGTCGTGCAGGCTCCGTATAATGCCTTCATCACCTATCGACAGCGTTTTTGACGGATGGAACATGACTGGACAGCAAGCTGTAGCGGTGTTGGGAGGGGGCAGTTTCGGCACGGCGGTGGCGAACCTGCTGGCTGAAAACGGCGTGCGCGTGCTGCAGTGGATGCGTGACCCGGCGCAGGCCGAGGCGATGCGCACCCACCGCGAGAATCCGCGCTACCTCAAGGGCATCCGTCTGCGCGACGGCGTCGAACCGGTCACCGACCTGCTGGCCACGCTGCAGGCCTGTGACCTGATCTTCGTCGCGCTGCCCTCGAGCGCGCTGCGCAGCGTGCTGGCACCCCATGCCGCCCTGCTCGACGGGCGCATGCTGGTCAGCCTGACCAAGGGCATCGAGGCGCACAGCTTCAAGCTGATGAGTCAGATCCTCGAAGAGATCGCACCCAAGGCACGTATCGGCGTGTTGTCCGGCCCCAACCTGGCGCGCGAGATCGCCG
It encodes the following:
- a CDS encoding TonB-dependent receptor, which gives rise to MRAGFPSRSLLLTAALCGPALADDLFVDDQALPEVLTATRLRQSPATVPGSMTVLDSALIQASGARDIPELMRLVPGMMIGYGAGNQPTVNYHGSNVSDARRMQVLIDGRSVYRAGLATVDWSDIPVALEDIERIEVFRGPNTVSYGANALMAVVNILTRHPADSHGTRLKVTRGQNGIADWYASQGLSWDGGDARLSLSGAADDGFDHDAFGHDYRDSRRLSRFNLSASQALAPGQRLDWQLAAKQGSNQRPYTYQAVFPNVAAAGKDADVEADDYAGSVRWNLDIDPRHSLHVQASAQRFERRQVWRACDAALSFSPELTRLWQLDPGFAEQVARGITHPPTSTDPLRQALRDRVKDQWDRQGGSQVVCGDVDQSTRETRYDLELQDTLSLTDSLRLLSGLGYRYDRADSQTYFNGSMDDQTWRTFGQLEWRLDEHWILQGGAMLEDSRLSGESFTPRVALNYLITPRHGVRLVYAEAVRSPDMFENNVNWSYRVDHLTPAAFGQRQAEYFVKTRGPGDLEQERMRSRELGYNGYFTALDLNVDLKLFHDEITGMISEPLRNNQYIASNTNRARFTGSEAQLDWQATLEDRLRVTYAYVDAWASNPADRQLTARNSGSVAWLREWGDGWSSGLFYLGDDALNGYRYERADLRLAKRLRWQGTRLELAALWQQRLDDEPTTLVQNRYDSRRRLSFSAELQF